A stretch of the Deltaproteobacteria bacterium genome encodes the following:
- a CDS encoding flippase-like domain-containing protein, translated as MDLNSPIKKTTALILLVIFAWWTVRYVNHHLHEFSVITQVPLSILCILFLLFIGIIASNGITIKYILSAFGIHIGLKEFFSLSAVSSLTNYVTIFRGGAGVRALYLKSAYKLAFSDFLSTLSVMYLIHFLVNSIFGLIGMCLLNLAEVPFNRPLAALFALLLIFSAIGVFINVRLPEFRIFPLSVISRIINNWSLVRKDRSLLLKLIANNTAYAILVVLQTKVAFVNYDVNISWGSAMIFSAAKCLALLLTITPGSIGIVEWLSVYLGEFLGYSGSGALMAQTLMRVVSIATLALIFPFASRHLSRKV; from the coding sequence GTGGATTTGAACAGTCCCATTAAGAAAACAACCGCTCTCATTCTGCTTGTAATCTTTGCCTGGTGGACCGTCCGATACGTGAACCATCACCTTCATGAATTTTCGGTTATCACGCAGGTACCGCTGTCAATCTTGTGTATACTTTTCCTGTTGTTTATCGGAATAATCGCATCAAACGGAATCACCATAAAATATATCCTGTCGGCTTTTGGAATCCACATCGGACTGAAAGAATTTTTTTCACTGTCCGCCGTTTCCTCTTTGACGAACTATGTAACCATCTTCCGGGGGGGAGCAGGCGTCCGGGCGCTATACCTCAAATCCGCATATAAGCTGGCTTTCTCCGATTTCCTGAGCACGCTCAGTGTAATGTATCTCATCCATTTCCTGGTCAACAGTATATTCGGACTGATCGGCATGTGCCTCCTCAACCTGGCGGAGGTGCCCTTCAACCGCCCGTTGGCCGCCTTATTCGCTTTGCTGTTAATCTTTTCTGCGATCGGGGTTTTCATCAATGTACGCTTGCCTGAATTCAGAATATTTCCACTCAGCGTCATAAGCCGCATCATCAACAATTGGAGCCTGGTACGAAAAGACAGAAGCCTTTTGCTTAAATTGATTGCCAACAACACGGCTTACGCCATACTCGTCGTTCTGCAAACCAAAGTCGCTTTTGTAAATTACGACGTAAACATCTCCTGGGGCTCGGCCATGATCTTTTCAGCAGCCAAATGTCTGGCCCTTCTGCTCACCATAACACCGGGTTCCATCGGTATTGTCGAATGGCTGAGTGTCTATTTGGGAGAATTCCTGGGTTATTCCGGCAGTGGGGCGCTTATGGCGCAGACGTTGATGCGGGTCGTATCGATCGCAACGCTGGCATTAATATTTCCCTTTGCCAGCCGCCACCTCAGCAGGAAAGTCTGA
- a CDS encoding glycosyltransferase — MNLLLITSSYPDPQATTHSGGGVFVEHFARELAKGEHVVVLTQQVGRKNVAGAGRSGLEIIRFPWNGRGKPLSNLKLPRDFRLIASVMCNGFLASLKAAKKHEIDHTLAIWALPSGIWALGLKLIMGIPYATWSLGSDIWNYKGNFFSRMLLRIILHEADKCYADGYQLKSDVESIARKRCKFLSTSRYLPDKIEKKACVKPDRKNYLFIGRYHPNKGPDVLLKAIAKLSPVHDNDVHFHLFGEGYLKPELEDFIEKNQLEDIVSLNGYIEERLAVAYLTACDALIIPSRIESIPVVLSDALKTGSKIIATDVGDMGYLLKKFRAGVVVPPQSPEKLADVIENELAHETDPFAEGRKALLDLFDISNTVRAFVSDLDSTSDPADSGGGFEQSH, encoded by the coding sequence ATGAATTTGTTATTGATTACCAGTTCCTATCCTGACCCTCAAGCGACGACACACAGCGGCGGCGGCGTGTTTGTCGAGCATTTCGCCCGCGAGTTGGCCAAAGGTGAGCATGTGGTCGTATTAACCCAACAGGTCGGCAGGAAAAATGTGGCCGGTGCCGGCCGGTCCGGCCTGGAAATCATCAGGTTCCCGTGGAACGGCCGGGGCAAGCCGCTGTCAAACCTCAAGCTGCCTCGAGACTTTCGCTTGATCGCATCTGTCATGTGCAACGGCTTTCTCGCATCTCTGAAAGCGGCAAAAAAGCATGAAATCGATCATACCCTGGCCATTTGGGCCCTCCCCTCGGGCATATGGGCGCTTGGCCTCAAATTGATTATGGGGATTCCTTACGCCACCTGGTCCCTGGGTTCCGACATTTGGAATTATAAAGGCAACTTTTTTTCGAGAATGCTGCTTCGAATCATTCTTCATGAAGCGGACAAATGCTATGCCGATGGCTATCAACTGAAATCAGATGTCGAATCGATCGCCCGGAAAAGATGCAAATTCCTATCGACTTCCCGGTACCTCCCCGACAAAATCGAAAAAAAGGCCTGCGTCAAACCCGACAGAAAAAACTACCTGTTTATCGGGAGATACCATCCGAACAAGGGGCCGGATGTTCTGTTGAAGGCGATTGCGAAACTTTCACCGGTGCATGACAACGATGTTCACTTTCATCTTTTCGGCGAGGGGTATCTGAAACCCGAATTGGAAGATTTCATAGAAAAGAATCAACTCGAGGATATCGTTTCCCTGAACGGCTATATCGAGGAGCGCCTGGCCGTCGCTTACCTGACCGCTTGCGACGCCCTGATCATTCCTTCACGGATAGAATCTATTCCGGTCGTGCTTTCCGATGCCCTCAAAACCGGTTCAAAAATCATTGCCACGGATGTCGGCGACATGGGGTACCTCTTGAAAAAATTCCGCGCCGGCGTTGTCGTCCCCCCTCAATCCCCTGAGAAACTGGCCGACGTTATCGAAAACGAGCTAGCCCATGAGACAGATCCTTTCGCCGAAGGCAGAAAGGCATTGCTGGACCTGTTCGACATAAGCAATACGGTCCGGGCCTTTGTATCGGATCTCGATTCCACAAGCGATCCAGCAGATAGCGGGGGTGGATTTGAACAGTCCCATTAA
- a CDS encoding ArsR family transcriptional regulator, whose amino-acid sequence MNDLFTGLITSKTRIKLLVRFFFNPTVKSYLRELANEFDVSTNAVRGELSQLTKTELLISKKSGRLVYYKANVDHPLFADLKSMVSKAIGVDTIIDSIVRRLGELDRAYLLDDYAEGKDTGIIDLLLVGNIDPYHLNDLSRKTERYINRKIRSLVITKDEYRTIRPTIEKKPHLLIWEKNYQRNSSGNSEL is encoded by the coding sequence TTGAACGATCTTTTCACGGGACTGATCACATCCAAAACCCGAATCAAGCTGTTGGTCCGTTTTTTTTTCAATCCGACGGTCAAGTCCTATCTACGCGAATTGGCAAATGAATTCGATGTCTCCACCAATGCCGTTCGCGGGGAGCTTAGCCAACTGACAAAAACGGAACTGTTGATTTCGAAAAAAAGTGGAAGATTGGTGTATTACAAAGCAAACGTTGACCATCCGCTTTTTGCCGACCTCAAATCCATGGTGAGCAAGGCTATCGGTGTTGATACCATTATCGACAGCATCGTCCGCCGGCTGGGGGAGTTGGATCGAGCCTATCTGCTGGACGATTACGCGGAGGGCAAAGATACCGGCATTATCGATTTGCTGCTTGTCGGCAATATCGACCCCTATCACCTGAATGACTTGAGTAGAAAAACTGAACGATATATCAACCGAAAAATCCGTTCGCTCGTCATAACCAAAGACGAATACCGTACCATTCGACCAACAATCGAAAAAAAACCGCATTTGCTTATCTGGGAAAAAAATTATCAAAGGAATTCCAGTGGAAACAGTGAATTATAG
- a CDS encoding DegT/DnrJ/EryC1/StrS family aminotransferase, whose protein sequence is MTELPAIAGGTPVRKQYLIFGNPLIEQPEIEDVIDSLESGWLGTGPKVKRFEDAFRDYIGTTQAIAVNSCTAALHLSLLTIGVLPGDEVITTPMTFTATAASIIHAGATPVFVDVDLKSMNMSPDMIESAITERTKAILPVHFAGFPCDMDRILALSRRFGLKIVEDAAHAVESVAHGRKVGNIGDLTCFSFYSTKNIVTGEGGMITTNDKDYMKNIKMLALHGMTTDAWHRFKDKGFKHYQVVHPGFKYNMMDLQAAIGYHQLQRIEKYAARRKEIWNRYNDVFKEYPFITPSDPPMEGDRHARHLYTLLLKSEELKIDRDRFMEALHKENIGTGVHYVALHLHPFYGEKYQLTRGAFPNAEYISDRTLSLPLSPKLSDADVEDVITAVCRIADYYAQ, encoded by the coding sequence ATGACAGAACTTCCGGCAATTGCAGGAGGGACACCGGTAAGAAAGCAGTATCTCATTTTCGGCAACCCGTTGATCGAACAGCCGGAAATTGAAGACGTTATCGATTCTCTCGAATCGGGGTGGCTGGGAACGGGCCCCAAGGTTAAGCGTTTCGAAGATGCATTTAGAGACTATATCGGAACGACCCAAGCGATAGCTGTAAACTCATGCACGGCGGCCCTCCACTTGTCGCTGCTGACGATCGGCGTCCTTCCCGGCGACGAGGTCATCACCACACCAATGACCTTCACCGCCACGGCGGCCTCTATTATTCATGCGGGCGCAACGCCTGTATTTGTCGACGTCGACTTGAAAAGCATGAATATGTCTCCGGATATGATTGAATCCGCAATAACGGAGAGAACCAAAGCCATACTGCCGGTTCATTTTGCAGGTTTTCCGTGCGATATGGACAGGATACTGGCGTTGTCCCGACGATTCGGCTTGAAAATTGTAGAAGACGCCGCCCACGCCGTAGAATCAGTCGCCCATGGCAGAAAAGTTGGCAACATCGGTGACTTAACATGTTTCAGTTTTTATTCGACCAAAAATATTGTTACCGGTGAAGGCGGCATGATTACAACCAACGACAAGGACTATATGAAAAACATAAAGATGCTGGCATTGCATGGAATGACAACGGATGCCTGGCACCGCTTCAAAGACAAAGGGTTTAAGCACTATCAGGTGGTACATCCCGGATTCAAATACAACATGATGGACTTGCAAGCAGCCATCGGGTATCACCAACTGCAGCGAATCGAAAAATACGCTGCCCGGCGCAAAGAGATATGGAACCGATACAACGATGTCTTTAAAGAATATCCATTTATCACTCCGTCCGACCCGCCAATGGAGGGCGACCGGCATGCCAGGCACCTGTATACCCTGCTCTTGAAATCGGAAGAGCTGAAAATCGACCGGGATCGATTCATGGAAGCGTTGCATAAGGAAAATATCGGCACCGGTGTTCATTACGTTGCGCTTCATCTTCACCCTTTTTACGGCGAAAAATACCAGTTGACCCGCGGCGCCTTCCCAAATGCGGAATATATTTCCGACAGAACGCTATCGCTGCCGCTGTCTCCCAAGCTAAGCGATGCGGACGTCGAGGATGTCATAACGGCCGTGTGCCGCATTGCCGACTATTATGCCCAATAA
- a CDS encoding Gfo/Idh/MocA family oxidoreductase: MNYRNLRVAVAGSGYWGKNLVRNFYELGVLKLICDKNEALLDEYNDRLQGVDTCIAFHDVITRHDIDGIVIATPAETHYRLAREALLSKKHVYVEKPLVLAEEQAEELIHLAEQYDLTLMVGHLLQYHPAFIYLKEIIAKGELGRINYIYSHRLNLGKIRKEENILWSFAPHDISMILGIAGEEPEMVIATGGNYLHNKIADVTTTHLAFPSGLKAHIFVSWLHPFKEQKLVVVGDKKMAVFDDTREWEEKLLLYPHSIRWQNNIPVPDKKEPERAPINPLEPLQEACKQFLESISGGKAPVTDGHEGLRVLRVLERSQQSLDDNYRKVDEKRNAFDSGTVDYYAHQTAVIDPGCHIGSGTKIWHFSHVLSNSTIGRNVTIGQNVMIGPDVSVGHNCKIQNNVSIYKGVTLEEGVFCGPSMVFTNIYNPRAELSKMDQVRPTLVRRGATLGANATIVCGTTLGAYCFVGAGALVNRNLPDHALAVGNPAKQIGWVCRCGERLTDQLDCMVCGTQYEACRSGISPKGV; encoded by the coding sequence GTGAATTATAGAAATCTTCGGGTAGCCGTTGCCGGTTCGGGTTATTGGGGAAAAAATTTAGTCAGGAACTTTTACGAACTGGGTGTCCTTAAGCTGATTTGCGACAAAAACGAAGCCCTGCTGGACGAATACAATGATCGCCTTCAAGGTGTCGATACCTGTATCGCCTTTCACGATGTCATCACCCGGCATGACATAGACGGAATCGTCATTGCCACCCCTGCGGAAACGCACTACCGGCTGGCAAGGGAAGCGCTGCTATCGAAAAAACACGTATATGTAGAAAAACCGCTTGTATTGGCCGAAGAACAGGCTGAAGAACTGATCCATCTCGCCGAACAGTACGATCTCACCCTGATGGTCGGACACCTGCTGCAATACCACCCTGCCTTCATTTATCTCAAGGAAATCATTGCAAAGGGTGAGCTTGGAAGAATCAACTACATCTATTCCCACCGGCTGAACCTTGGAAAAATACGGAAAGAGGAAAACATCCTATGGTCATTTGCCCCTCACGATATATCCATGATTCTAGGCATCGCCGGCGAGGAGCCCGAAATGGTGATCGCCACGGGCGGCAATTACCTGCATAACAAGATAGCGGATGTCACTACCACGCACCTCGCTTTCCCGTCCGGGCTCAAGGCCCATATTTTTGTCTCCTGGCTGCACCCTTTTAAAGAACAGAAGCTCGTAGTCGTCGGAGACAAAAAAATGGCCGTTTTCGACGACACACGCGAGTGGGAAGAGAAGCTCCTGCTCTATCCCCACAGCATCCGGTGGCAAAACAACATTCCCGTACCGGACAAGAAAGAACCGGAACGAGCGCCCATCAACCCGCTGGAACCGTTACAGGAAGCGTGCAAACAGTTTTTAGAGAGCATTTCCGGCGGGAAGGCACCGGTAACCGATGGCCACGAAGGTTTGCGGGTACTGCGGGTCCTCGAAAGAAGCCAGCAATCGTTGGACGACAATTATCGGAAAGTCGATGAAAAGAGAAACGCTTTCGACTCCGGCACAGTTGATTATTATGCACATCAAACGGCCGTAATCGATCCCGGCTGCCACATCGGCAGCGGCACAAAAATCTGGCATTTTTCGCATGTTCTGAGCAATTCAACCATCGGCAGAAATGTCACTATCGGCCAGAACGTCATGATCGGACCGGATGTGTCCGTCGGGCACAACTGCAAGATCCAGAACAACGTTTCCATTTACAAGGGGGTGACGCTTGAAGAGGGTGTTTTCTGCGGCCCCAGTATGGTTTTCACGAATATCTACAACCCCCGTGCGGAATTAAGCAAAATGGACCAGGTCAGGCCCACCCTGGTGAGGAGAGGCGCGACGCTGGGTGCCAATGCCACCATCGTGTGCGGCACCACCCTGGGTGCCTACTGTTTTGTGGGGGCCGGTGCCCTGGTCAATCGCAACCTTCCGGACCACGCGCTGGCCGTCGGCAACCCGGCCAAGCAGATTGGGTGGGTGTGCCGGTGCGGCGAACGCCTGACCGACCAGCTTGATTGCATGGTCTGCGGGACGCAATACGAAGCATGCAGGTCAGGAATTTCCCCCAAAGGCGTTTAG
- a CDS encoding RNA polymerase factor sigma-32, with translation MPKKTSKKRTKKKKPAVSRNTASNKSVKAKAGLTKDSSANKSLVKFDPLQRYLNEISHYKLLTREEERELGRKVQEEGDTEAAYRLVTANLRLVVKIALEFQRVWMQNLLDLIQEGNIGLMQAVKKFDPYKNVKFSYYASFWIKAYILKFIMDNWRLVKIGTTQGQRKLFFKLKKEKQKLIDDGFDPKPKLLSERLGVSEREIVDMDQRLDGWDVSLDAPLKDDSDTERIEFLSTQTESIEDHVAKKEMETLLHNKISEFKEKMTERELVIFEQRIFSDTPVTLQEIGDRYDISRERVRQIEKNVIKKMREFFKREIPDFEAYALEDRED, from the coding sequence ATGCCCAAAAAGACCAGCAAAAAGAGAACGAAGAAAAAGAAGCCTGCGGTTTCCAGGAATACGGCTTCCAATAAGAGCGTAAAGGCCAAGGCGGGCCTTACAAAAGATTCGTCGGCGAACAAGTCTCTGGTAAAGTTCGATCCGCTGCAGCGTTACCTCAACGAAATCAGCCACTACAAGCTGCTCACCAGGGAAGAGGAGCGGGAACTCGGCAGGAAGGTTCAGGAAGAGGGCGATACGGAAGCCGCCTACCGGTTGGTTACCGCCAACCTGCGTCTGGTGGTGAAGATCGCCCTTGAATTTCAACGGGTTTGGATGCAAAACCTCCTGGACTTGATTCAAGAAGGCAACATCGGGCTCATGCAGGCCGTTAAGAAGTTCGACCCTTATAAGAACGTTAAGTTTTCCTATTACGCTTCGTTCTGGATCAAGGCCTATATCCTCAAATTCATCATGGACAACTGGCGCCTGGTGAAAATCGGCACCACCCAGGGCCAGCGCAAGCTGTTTTTCAAACTGAAAAAAGAGAAGCAGAAACTGATCGACGACGGCTTCGACCCCAAGCCGAAGCTTTTGTCAGAGCGGCTGGGGGTGTCCGAGCGCGAGATCGTGGACATGGATCAACGCCTGGACGGCTGGGATGTTTCCCTGGACGCCCCCCTGAAGGACGACTCGGACACGGAAAGAATCGAGTTTTTAAGCACGCAGACGGAATCCATCGAGGACCATGTCGCCAAAAAGGAGATGGAAACCCTGCTGCACAACAAGATTTCCGAGTTCAAAGAGAAGATGACCGAACGGGAACTGGTCATTTTCGAGCAGCGGATCTTTTCCGACACACCGGTGACGCTTCAGGAAATCGGTGACCGCTACGACATTTCCAGGGAACGGGTGCGTCAGATCGAGAAGAATGTCATTAAAAAGATGAGGGAGTTTTTCAAACGGGAAATTCCCGACTTCGAAGCCTATGCGCTTGAAGACAGGGAAGACTGA